Proteins co-encoded in one Juglans regia cultivar Chandler chromosome 16, Walnut 2.0, whole genome shotgun sequence genomic window:
- the LOC109004451 gene encoding LOW QUALITY PROTEIN: S-type anion channel SLAH2-like (The sequence of the model RefSeq protein was modified relative to this genomic sequence to represent the inferred CDS: deleted 1 base in 1 codon) has protein sequence MENDVHQGSAQENSSEVPSLIKYISSNKVAGFDDASSASLININDQSTESQSLSSSATGTEITNFDNQGDETEPIYHHKRVESISISMPSSPVGVHLQTPRRVIFSGETIFKRGIPDHDSRVSKTEPLKPPKHHFQPILRGAAYDKSINDGQIFAYHQNIRRLKDKRYDSFKTWSGRLERQITLLRGKPTLDSRPDDDTVQSREVERNLPVDRYFDALEGPELETLKASEEMVLPHDKIWPFLLRYPISSFGICLGVSSQAIMWKALATSSSTKFLHISLTVNLVLWCISIALIATVTSIYLLKVIVYFEAVRREYYHPIRINFFFAPWISLLFLALGVPPLVANNLPSALWYVLMAPIFCLELKIYGQWMSGGQRRLSKVANPSNHLSVVGNFVGALLGASMGLKEGPIFFFAIGLAHYAVLFVTLYQRLPTNDTLPKELHPVFFLFVAAPSVASMAWAKIQGTFDYGSRIAYFISLFLYFSLAVRLNFFRGFKFSIAWWAYTFPMTGAAIATIRYSNEVKSILTQALSVILSSAATLTVTGLLITTILHAFVLRDLFPNDIAIAISDKRPKTMRKWFHLRRSSSDSRDVENFLKFSGSNSNDLEASLKSSSSQRRES, from the exons ATGGAAAACGACGTACATCAGGGTTCTGCACAGGAGAATTCCTCTGAAGTTCCTTCTCTCATCAAGTATATATCATCAAATAAAGTGGCCGGCTTTGACGACGCTAGCTCGGCAAGCTTGATCAATATCAATGATCAGTCAACTGAATCTCAATCTCTCAGTTCATCTGCCACT GGAACTGAAATAACTAATTTTGAT AACCAGGGCGATGAAACTGAACCCATCTACCATCATAAAAGGGTGGAGTCTATTTCTATCAGCATGCCTTCATCTCCAGTGGGAGTTCACTTACAGACTCCAAGAAGAGTTATCTTCAGTGGCGAAACCATTTTTAAGCGTGGGATTCCAGATCATGATTCTCGTGTATCCAAGACTGAACCACTAAAACcgccaaaacatcattttcaacCAATTCTAAGAGGCGCTGCATATGATAAGTCAATCAATGATGGACAAATATTTGCCTATCACCAAAATATTAGAAGGTTGAAGGACAAGAGATATGATTCTTTCAAAACATGGTCTGGGAGACTTGAAAGGCAGATCACACTACTGCGTGGAAAGCCAACACTAGATTCTAGACCCGACGATGATACAGTGCAGAGTAGAGAAGTTGAGAGAAATTTACCTGTGGACCGCTACTTCGATGCCTTGGAAGGGCCAGAGCTGGAAACCCTGAAG GCTTCAGAGGAAATGGTGCTTCCTCATGACAAGATATGGCCGTTTCTTCTACGTTATCCTATCTCTTCATTTGGTATCTGTCTTGGCGTTAGCAGCCAGGCAATTATGTGGAAAGCCCTGGCCACCTCTTCCTCCACAAAATTTCTTCACATAAGCCTGACAGTAAATCTCGTTTTATGGTGCATTTCTATTGCTCTTATAGCCACTGTTACTTCCATCTACCTTTTAAAAGTAATTGTCTACTTCGAAGCAGTTCGGCGTGAATACTACCACCCTATCCGTATCAACTTCTTCTTTGCCCCATGGATATCCCTATTGTTCTTAGCTCTTGGAGTGCCGCCTCTAGTTGCTAACAACCTGCCTTCAGCTCTTTGGTATGTTCTCATGGCACCAATATTCTGTCTTGAGCTTAAGATCTATGGACAGTGGATGTCAGGAGGCCAAAGGAGGCTATCGAAGGTCGCAAATCCTTCAAACCATCTTTCTGTAGTTGGAAATTTTGTTGGTGCATTACTGGGTGCATCAATGGGGCTAAAAGAAGGTCCTATCTTCTTCTTTGCCATTGGTTTGGCTCACTACGCGGTCCTATTTGTAACTCTCTACCAGAGACTTCCAACAAATGATACACTCCCGAAAGAGCTTCATCCGGTATTCTTTCTGTTTGTGGCAGCACCAAGCGTTGCTTCAATGGCATGGGCAAAGATTCAAGGCACCTTTGATTATGGTTCACGGATTGCTTACTTCATCTCCCTGTTCCTTTATTTCTCACTG GCAGTTCGGCTCAATTTCTTCAGAGGGTTCAA GTTCTCAATAGCATGGTGGGCCTACACTTTCCCAATGACTGGTGCTGCCATTGCAACCATCAGGTACTCAAATGAAGTCAAAAGTATCTTGACCCAAGCTCTATCTGTCATACTCTCTTCCGCTGCTACGCTTACAGTGACGGGCCTGCTTATAACAACCATTTTGCATGCCTTTGTTCTACGAGACCTTTTCCCTAATGACATTGCCATTGCCATCAGTGACAAAAGGCCAAAAACAATGAGAAAGTGGTTCCATCTAAGACGTAGTAGCTCAGATTCCAGAGATGTAGagaatttcttaaaattttcagGCTCAAATAGCAACGATTTAGAAGCCTCTCTAAAATCTTCAAGCTCTCAACGTAGAGAATCTTAA
- the LOC109021356 gene encoding probable membrane-associated kinase regulator 6, with protein MEASHPLSIESFSYSWLVNLKPSLDLSLDNSFRSSLDASDEASFIEMDPTMTASKRFFRNSQDFKFDFPISHESPLALVHADELFSDGYLMPLFVDTLKMEAYYEATSDHSTSALPSAYSLHAPKLLVPAAENNPYCSSLRRSCRRMAKHIFQKYLDFLRPFLRRLGGNKSRSSKAEVVGKRVKNWAYWSRTSPRISVAYPSDHRRRSCDSESSIYEAVLHCKRSIGK; from the exons ATGGAAGCTTCACATCCTCTTTCAATTGAAAGCTTTTCGTACAGTTGGTTGGTGAACCTGAAACCATCTCTAGATTTAAGCCTAGATAACTCCTTCAGATCCTCACTGGACGCCTCCGATGAAGCTTCTTTCATCGAGATGGACCCAACAATGACAGCCTCCAAGAGATTCTTCAGAAACTCTCAAGATTTCAAGTTTGACTTCCCTATTTCGCATGAGTCTCCTCTCGCTCTTGTTCATGCAGATGAGCTCTTCTCCGATGGCTATCTTATGCCTCTTTTTGTGGACACCTTGAAGATGGAGGCATATTACGAGGCCACCTCAGATCATTCCACTTCTGCTCTGCCATCGGCCTATTCCCTGCATGCACCAAAACTCCTTGTTCCTGCAGCTGAAAATAATCCTTACTGCTCTTCCCTTAGAAGGTCATGTCGAAGAATGGCAAAGCACATCTTTCAAAAGTACTTGGATTTTCTTAGGCCATTCCTTCGAAGACTCGGTGGAAACAAATCAAGAAGTTCTAAAGCTGAAGTTGTTGGTAAGAGAGTTAAGAACTGGGCATACTGGTCCAGAACATCTCCTCGAATTAGTGTAGCTTATCCATCGGATCATCGGCGCAGATCTTGTGACTCTGAGAGTTCAATTTACGAGGCAGTTCTCCATTGCAAAAGATCcatag gaaaataa
- the LOC109021353 gene encoding hevamine-A-like, which produces MASNVLRVTPLVLLFAILFLTLIETSHAGGIAIYWGQNGNEGTLTQTCATGRYKYVNIAFLTVFGNGRKPVINLAGHCNPASNGCKIVSNGIRNCQKRGVKVMLSLGGGVGSYSLASVADARNVARYLWNNFLGGKSSSRPLGDAILDGIDFDIELGSTKYWNDLARYLKSYSRPRRKVYLSAAPQCPFPDRFLGKALNTGLFDYVWVQFYNNPQCQYSSGNINKLVNSWKQWTRSIKAGKIFLGLPAAPSAAGSGYVPPNVLISRILPVIKKSPKYGGVMLWSKYFDDRTGYSSKIVKKV; this is translated from the coding sequence ATGGCTTCCAACGTCCTTCGAGTTACACCTCTAGTACTCCTCTTTGCCATCTTATTCCTAACACTAATCGAAACCTCTCATGCCGGTGGCATCGCCATCTACTGGGGTCAGAACGGCAACGAGGGAACCTTAACCCAAACCTGTGCCACCGGAAGATACAAATATGTAAACATCGCCTTCCTCACCGTATTCGGCAATGGCCGAAAACCAGTGATCAACCTTGCAGGTCATTGCAACCCAGCATCCAACGGATGCAAGATTGTCAGCAATGGCATTAGAAACTGCCAAAAGCGAGGAGTGAAGGTAATGCTCTCTCTTGGAGGTGGTGTTGGAAGCTACTCCCTAGCTTCTGTTGCAGACGCAAGAAATGTAGCACGCTATCTGTGGAATAATTTCTTGGGTGGAAAGTCATCCTCACGTCCATTAGGGGATGCCATTTTGGATGGCATAGACTTTGACATAGAGCTTGGATCCACAAAGTATTGGAACGATCTTGCACGGTACCTAAAGTCCTACAGCAGGCCACGAAGAAAGGTGTACTTAAGCGCAGCTCCTCAATGTCCATTTCCTGACAGATTCCTTGGTAAAGCTCTAAACACAGGCCTTTTTGACTATGTTTGGGTTCAATTCTACAACAATCCCCAATGCCAATATAGTTCAGGTAACATCAACAAATTAGTAAATTCGTGGAAACAATGGACTAGGTCAATAAAGGCTGGGAAGATATTTTTGGGTTTGCCTGCAGCTCCTAGTGCAGCCGGAAGTGGATATGTTCCACCCAATGTGCTGATTTCTCGAATTCTTCCTGTCATTAAGAAGTCACCAAAGTATGGAGGTGTGATGCTGTGGTCTAAGTATTTTGATGATAGGACTGGATATAGTtcaaaaattgtgaaaaaggTGTGA